In one window of Prevotella sp. E13-17 DNA:
- a CDS encoding ABC transporter permease, which yields MNVFRNMLHMACRFKTATVLNFLGLTVAFAACYLFLTQVAYNHSYNKGLTNYQQLYRVEVPAMFDHSKWQSNVNRFLADELAKLPQVEGMALLQCWQNDSRFTKDGTEFTFKSCKVSNDALKTMAPRLLDGKLGWKDGDQKGLIIPASVAVKYFGTTQVAGRCMWNDKDSIVVRGVYEDFPDNSIIDNYVYGCMGDENEGNFQNYNYNCYLRLREQMDTEKAKQQILTPLVENMHQMYIEHGVEDQWDEGKTKESLNLRLQPITETWFAGVDPEHDRGNKAVDWILQLSCLLVLIIAAINFLNFTLAESPMRIKSINTRRVLGSPVSSLRLVVVAESVCTSLLAFLLAVIVSYLLSQWPFISELTVGSSALGDHPLLLVCLCLAAIVVGIVAGVYPAFYATSFQPALVLKGSFGLTPKGRQLRTLLLCLQFLITSVMVVYIGILYLQSYYIFNSDYGYDKDEILYADTWELLDKQDALRSELMQQTGVVDVAYSQFSLGTGDRYMAWGRGDKNHQVQFTVLPVDWHYLHTMGIQVIEGHDFMEHDGDCYIINEAARKKWDWVEIDKKLLDDDLTVIGVCQNVRFASTRVDNNDTPMAFIVYGETYLSRGWTNNLGVMNVRVAAGTDKVQMRRKIKDICMKLGAPHEPDVRFLNQTLESTYQEEFRFIRQVMVFSFICLVITLIGVFCMTMFETEYRRKEIGIRKVMGSSTSQILVMLSRRYVWLLVGSFVMAAPLAWYIGTQWLQGFAERTPVYWWLFPLAFLAVGVVTLATIIIQSWRTANENPVNSIKTE from the coding sequence ATGAATGTATTTAGAAATATGCTTCACATGGCTTGCCGATTCAAGACGGCCACGGTGCTCAACTTCCTAGGACTGACGGTAGCCTTTGCTGCCTGCTACCTGTTCTTGACGCAAGTCGCGTACAACCATTCCTATAATAAAGGACTGACCAACTATCAGCAGCTTTATCGCGTGGAAGTGCCTGCGATGTTTGACCACAGCAAGTGGCAGTCGAATGTAAACCGCTTCTTGGCAGACGAGTTGGCTAAGTTGCCTCAGGTGGAAGGTATGGCTTTGCTGCAGTGTTGGCAGAATGATAGTCGTTTTACGAAAGACGGTACTGAGTTTACATTTAAGTCTTGTAAGGTTAGCAATGATGCGCTGAAGACTATGGCTCCACGCCTGCTCGACGGCAAACTCGGTTGGAAGGATGGTGACCAGAAAGGACTGATCATTCCTGCCTCAGTAGCCGTAAAGTATTTTGGGACTACGCAAGTGGCGGGTCGCTGTATGTGGAACGACAAGGACAGCATTGTTGTGAGAGGTGTCTATGAAGATTTTCCTGACAACAGCATCATCGACAATTACGTCTATGGCTGTATGGGAGACGAGAATGAGGGAAACTTCCAGAACTACAACTATAACTGCTATCTGCGCTTGAGGGAGCAGATGGATACGGAGAAAGCCAAGCAACAGATTCTAACCCCGTTGGTAGAGAATATGCATCAGATGTACATCGAACACGGTGTTGAGGATCAATGGGATGAGGGAAAAACGAAAGAAAGTCTCAACCTGCGCCTGCAACCCATCACAGAGACTTGGTTCGCAGGTGTTGACCCTGAGCATGACAGAGGTAACAAGGCTGTTGACTGGATTCTCCAACTTTCGTGCCTCTTGGTGCTGATAATCGCTGCCATCAACTTTCTGAACTTCACGCTGGCTGAGAGTCCGATGCGTATCAAGAGCATCAACACACGTCGCGTGTTGGGCAGTCCTGTGTCATCGCTCCGCCTGGTCGTTGTCGCTGAGTCTGTATGTACTTCGCTTTTAGCATTTCTGTTGGCAGTCATAGTCAGCTATCTGTTGTCGCAGTGGCCATTCATTAGCGAACTCACCGTTGGCAGCAGTGCCTTAGGCGATCATCCATTGCTATTGGTGTGTCTTTGTTTGGCAGCCATTGTTGTTGGTATCGTTGCTGGTGTCTATCCAGCTTTCTATGCAACCAGTTTCCAACCTGCACTCGTCCTGAAAGGTTCCTTCGGACTTACGCCTAAGGGTCGCCAACTGCGCACCTTATTGCTTTGTCTGCAGTTCCTTATCACCAGCGTGATGGTGGTCTATATCGGCATCCTCTATCTGCAAAGCTACTACATCTTCAACTCCGACTATGGTTACGACAAGGACGAGATTCTGTATGCGGATACTTGGGAACTGTTAGACAAGCAGGATGCCCTGCGCTCGGAGCTGATGCAGCAGACGGGTGTGGTTGATGTGGCCTATTCGCAGTTCTCTCTGGGAACTGGCGACAGATATATGGCTTGGGGACGCGGTGACAAGAATCATCAGGTGCAGTTCACGGTTCTGCCCGTGGACTGGCACTATCTTCACACCATGGGCATTCAGGTAATTGAAGGCCATGACTTCATGGAGCACGATGGCGATTGCTATATCATCAATGAAGCAGCCCGCAAGAAATGGGACTGGGTAGAGATTGACAAAAAACTGCTGGATGACGACCTCACGGTGATTGGTGTGTGCCAGAATGTGCGCTTTGCTTCTACCCGTGTGGACAACAACGACACGCCCATGGCCTTCATCGTTTATGGCGAGACCTATCTCAGTCGTGGGTGGACCAATAACCTTGGGGTGATGAACGTGCGTGTGGCAGCAGGCACCGATAAGGTACAAATGCGCCGGAAGATTAAGGATATCTGCATGAAGCTCGGCGCACCGCATGAGCCAGATGTGAGGTTCCTGAACCAGACGCTTGAGAGTACCTACCAGGAGGAGTTCCGCTTCATCCGTCAGGTCATGGTGTTCTCTTTCATCTGTCTTGTTATCACGCTCATCGGCGTGTTCTGTATGACGATGTTCGAAACAGAGTATCGTCGCAAGGAGATTGGCATCCGCAAAGTGATGGGCAGCTCTACCAGTCAGATTCTGGTCATGCTCAGCCGTCGCTATGTGTGGCTGCTTGTAGGTAGCTTTGTGATGGCAGCCCCCTTGGCGTGGTACATTGGCACACAGTGGCTACAGGGCTTTGCCGAGCGCACACCTGTATATTGGTGGCTCTTCCCATTGGCCTTCCTTGCGGTGGGTGTCGTTACCCTTGCCACCATCATCATTCAGAGCTGGCGCACGGCCAATGAGAACCCTGTGAACAGTATAAAAACAGAGTAA
- a CDS encoding efflux RND transporter periplasmic adaptor subunit: MDRVIEKTLTQRLMKKAPYVVGACLLLLILLWVIFGNHASTLKVNRDELTISDVQRAEFKDYVRTNGQVLPIQIVQISPEEGGIVLEKVVEEGTHVKKGDVIVRLSNSNLDLQILNAEAELAEKQNLLRNTQVAMQQDRLNNQTEQAQLDMDTQRKQRTYEQNKRLYGERLISREDYIKSQEDYQLSVKKRSLITKRLKQDSLYRTVQMDQMEDNLQNMRKNVVLVRQRKDKLEIRSAIDGELGLLDVELGQSIQPGQKIGQLNDLSDYKVQAQIDEHYIDRVRQGLLATFTRGDKQYQLQVRKVYPEVREGKFRCDFIFKGERPENIRTGQTYFIDLELGQPEQAVIIPRGTFFQTTGGQWIFVLDKNGEKAYRRNIRIGRQNPQYYEVLEGLESGERVVTSGYEAFKDNEVLVIK, translated from the coding sequence ATGGACAGAGTAATAGAGAAGACACTGACACAGCGACTGATGAAGAAAGCACCCTATGTGGTGGGCGCCTGTCTGCTGCTGCTGATATTGTTGTGGGTGATTTTCGGCAATCATGCCTCGACACTCAAGGTGAATCGTGACGAGCTGACTATCAGCGACGTGCAGCGGGCTGAGTTTAAGGACTATGTGCGCACCAACGGACAAGTGCTGCCCATCCAGATTGTTCAGATATCGCCCGAAGAGGGTGGTATCGTCCTGGAGAAGGTGGTGGAAGAAGGTACGCACGTGAAGAAGGGTGATGTCATCGTGCGCCTCTCAAACAGCAATCTCGATTTGCAAATTCTGAATGCTGAGGCTGAGCTGGCAGAGAAGCAGAATCTGCTGCGCAACACCCAGGTGGCTATGCAACAGGACCGACTGAACAACCAGACGGAGCAGGCCCAGTTGGATATGGACACCCAGCGCAAGCAGCGCACCTATGAGCAGAACAAGCGCCTCTATGGCGAAAGACTCATCAGCAGGGAGGACTATATCAAGTCGCAGGAGGACTATCAGCTCTCTGTCAAGAAGCGCTCGCTCATCACCAAGCGCCTGAAGCAGGATTCACTCTACCGTACCGTTCAGATGGATCAGATGGAGGACAACCTGCAGAACATGCGCAAGAACGTGGTGCTGGTGCGACAGCGCAAGGATAAACTCGAGATTCGCTCGGCCATCGACGGTGAACTGGGACTGCTCGATGTGGAGCTAGGGCAGAGCATCCAACCAGGTCAGAAGATTGGTCAGCTCAACGACCTCTCCGACTATAAGGTGCAGGCACAGATCGACGAGCATTATATCGACCGTGTGCGCCAAGGGCTCTTAGCCACTTTTACACGAGGCGACAAACAGTATCAGTTGCAAGTGCGTAAGGTCTATCCTGAGGTGCGTGAGGGCAAGTTCCGTTGCGACTTCATCTTCAAAGGTGAGCGCCCGGAAAATATCCGTACAGGTCAGACCTATTTTATCGACCTCGAACTGGGTCAGCCCGAGCAGGCCGTCATCATCCCTCGCGGCACCTTCTTCCAGACCACAGGTGGCCAGTGGATATTCGTACTTGACAAAAACGGAGAAAAAGCCTATCGCCGCAATATCCGCATCGGTCGCCAAAATCCGCAGTATTACGAGGTACTTGAAGGACTTGAATCTGGCGAACGTGTTGTCACCAGTGGTTACGAGGCATTCAAGGATAATGAGGTGTTAGTGATTAAATAA
- a CDS encoding DUF3836 domain-containing protein, translating to MKKVMISLVMCLMTLISNAQVMTSASVNHLIDSAIRDGEAGFVRNTYRDAHGEITMMEVYREQVKHKGDSIRKPIFRYEYQYAADGMLTSRTKFVWRKSQWRCIGRFDYSLENGIYTVSYSRWNKSKASFGQPVGQISYTLLPDESIASVSYYSRHRHGDALTLEWQALVDSHSDHMNYYITQK from the coding sequence ATGAAAAAGGTTATGATTAGCTTGGTGATGTGCCTGATGACTCTGATTTCAAATGCACAAGTGATGACATCTGCCTCTGTCAATCATCTGATTGATTCAGCCATCAGGGATGGCGAAGCAGGCTTTGTTCGCAATACTTATCGTGATGCCCATGGCGAAATAACGATGATGGAAGTATATCGTGAACAGGTAAAACACAAGGGGGACAGTATACGGAAACCCATATTCCGCTATGAGTACCAATATGCTGCTGATGGCATGCTGACCAGCCGTACTAAGTTCGTGTGGCGAAAGAGTCAGTGGCGGTGCATCGGTCGTTTCGACTACTCGCTCGAGAATGGCATCTATACCGTCAGCTATAGCCGCTGGAACAAGTCAAAGGCCAGCTTCGGTCAGCCTGTCGGTCAGATCAGCTACACGCTGTTGCCCGACGAAAGCATTGCCAGCGTGTCTTACTATAGCCGTCATCGCCACGGTGACGCACTGACGCTGGAGTGGCAGGCACTCGTGGATAGCCACTCAGACCATATGAACTATTATATCACTCAGAAATAA
- the folP gene encoding dihydropteroate synthase — MAYALNIKGQLLDLSEPRVMGILNATPDSFFAGSRKQTEQEIAERARQIVDEGAAFVDVGAFSTRPGAAEVTEEEELVRMRRALQIVKREVPDAIVSVDTFRPAVARMAVEEMGADIINDVSEGGVTGIVGKQLDAETSEVPQIFRTVARLQVPYILMSVQKDLHDTLMVFAKKVQQLRDLGQKDIILDPGFGFGKTLEDNYRLMGEMERLQVMELPLLVGISRKSMIYRLLDTEPDRALNGTSVLNTIALMKGASILRVHDVKEAVECVRIVRSTTA; from the coding sequence ATGGCATACGCACTGAATATCAAGGGACAACTGCTCGATCTGAGCGAGCCGCGCGTGATGGGCATACTGAACGCTACACCTGACTCGTTCTTTGCCGGTAGTAGGAAACAGACGGAGCAAGAGATAGCTGAGCGCGCGCGCCAGATTGTGGACGAAGGGGCAGCCTTCGTCGATGTGGGCGCTTTCTCTACCCGTCCCGGTGCTGCCGAAGTGACCGAAGAAGAAGAACTCGTGAGGATGCGTCGCGCCTTGCAGATTGTGAAGCGCGAAGTGCCCGATGCCATTGTCTCTGTAGATACGTTTCGACCTGCCGTGGCTCGCATGGCAGTCGAGGAGATGGGTGCCGACATCATCAACGATGTGTCGGAAGGCGGCGTGACGGGCATCGTTGGCAAACAGTTGGATGCAGAAACGAGCGAGGTGCCACAGATCTTCCGCACGGTGGCACGTCTGCAGGTGCCCTACATCCTGATGTCGGTACAGAAAGACCTGCACGACACGCTGATGGTCTTTGCCAAGAAGGTGCAGCAGTTGCGCGACCTGGGGCAGAAAGACATCATCCTGGATCCCGGCTTCGGCTTTGGAAAGACCTTGGAGGACAACTACCGTCTGATGGGCGAGATGGAGAGGCTGCAGGTGATGGAGCTGCCATTGCTGGTGGGCATCTCGAGAAAGTCAATGATCTACCGCCTGTTGGACACAGAACCCGACCGCGCCCTGAACGGCACCAGCGTGCTGAACACCATTGCCCTGATGAAGGGCGCCTCTATCCTGCGAGTGCACGATGTGAAAGAGGCGGTGGAATGCGTCAGGATTGTGAGAAGCACCACCGCATGA
- a CDS encoding ABC transporter ATP-binding protein codes for MIKIENIQKVFRTEEVETVALGGVSLEVKKGEFVAIMGPSGCGKSTLLNILGLLDNPTSGTYYLDGEEVGRLKEGQRTKVRKGQIGFVFQSFNLIDELNVEENVELPLTYLGVPKKERRQRVEEVLRRMAISHRAHHFPQQLSGGQQQRVAIARAVVMNPKLILADEPTGNLDSKNGLEVMQLLTELHQEGTTIVMVTHSERDAGYAQRIVNLLDGQVVPDVKL; via the coding sequence ATGATTAAGATTGAAAACATTCAGAAGGTGTTCCGCACGGAAGAGGTGGAGACCGTGGCCTTGGGCGGCGTGTCGCTCGAGGTGAAGAAAGGAGAGTTTGTCGCCATTATGGGTCCTTCGGGCTGTGGCAAGTCAACCCTGTTGAACATATTGGGTCTGCTCGACAACCCCACCAGTGGTACCTATTATCTTGATGGCGAGGAGGTCGGTAGGCTGAAAGAGGGCCAGCGCACCAAGGTCCGTAAAGGTCAGATAGGCTTTGTGTTCCAGAGTTTCAACCTGATTGACGAACTGAACGTAGAAGAGAATGTTGAGTTGCCTTTAACATATCTTGGTGTTCCCAAGAAGGAACGCAGACAGCGTGTTGAGGAAGTGCTGCGCCGCATGGCTATCAGCCATCGTGCCCACCACTTCCCTCAGCAGCTCAGTGGTGGTCAGCAGCAGCGTGTGGCCATTGCCCGTGCGGTGGTGATGAACCCTAAGTTGATCCTTGCCGACGAGCCTACGGGTAATCTGGACTCAAAGAATGGTCTGGAGGTGATGCAGTTGCTCACCGAGCTGCATCAGGAGGGCACCACGATTGTCATGGTGACGCACTCGGAACGCGATGCGGGCTATGCTCAGCGCATTGTGAACCTCTTGGACGGACAGGTTGTTCCAGATGTGAAACTATGA
- a CDS encoding TolC family protein has translation MKTTLIVLLSLVSMRIAAQNEWTMQKCMQYAVAHNHEVKRAELELDNYKAAKTSAIGRLLPAVDASVGAQYNFGRAIDPETNGYTDVSTFYNGYQLSASLPVFDGFSRLHALKAAKASVLMGRAGLRKQQDQVALNTLQAYANAAYYDGLVKMAEEKVRESELLLKQVRLLEEVGRKSAADVAQVESQKAEADYELIRQQNLCASALLELKKMMAFPLNEELSMKHVDLSEQRESICSLISGCDNPSSLSASHSSLQEAFYQMQAAKHDWHEARASLLPSLYLSAGLSTTYYKTLHNDAAETFRNQMKNNMGQYVGATLSIPLFNRLQTITNIRRAKNNYGIARESFEQTRAELEKLSVEAWQDWQGYQKQIMQMREKVQADSLAYKLTHRQFEEGLSTAIDVHTTSAQLLNSKATLLQCQLMAIVKEQLVRYYKGETIWTE, from the coding sequence AAACGAATGGACGATGCAGAAGTGCATGCAGTATGCTGTAGCACATAATCATGAAGTGAAGCGAGCCGAGTTAGAACTCGATAACTACAAGGCTGCAAAGACAAGTGCCATCGGTCGGCTTCTGCCTGCCGTTGATGCTAGCGTTGGTGCTCAGTATAATTTCGGTCGAGCTATCGACCCGGAGACCAATGGCTATACCGACGTGAGTACCTTCTATAACGGTTATCAGTTGTCTGCCTCGCTGCCCGTCTTTGATGGGTTCAGTCGTCTGCATGCGTTGAAGGCTGCAAAGGCCAGTGTGCTGATGGGACGTGCTGGTTTGCGAAAGCAGCAGGACCAGGTCGCGCTCAATACCCTGCAGGCTTATGCCAATGCTGCCTACTACGACGGATTGGTGAAGATGGCCGAAGAAAAAGTCCGTGAGTCAGAGTTACTGCTGAAACAGGTGCGCCTGTTGGAAGAGGTGGGGCGAAAGAGTGCTGCCGATGTTGCTCAGGTAGAGTCGCAAAAGGCTGAGGCCGACTATGAACTCATCCGTCAGCAGAACCTCTGTGCCTCGGCTCTGCTTGAGTTGAAAAAGATGATGGCGTTCCCGTTAAACGAAGAACTCAGCATGAAGCATGTAGACTTGTCTGAGCAGCGGGAATCAATATGCTCGCTTATTTCAGGTTGTGACAATCCTTCTTCGCTTTCTGCTTCTCATTCTTCACTTCAAGAGGCTTTTTATCAGATGCAGGCGGCTAAGCATGACTGGCATGAGGCCCGTGCATCGCTGTTGCCATCTCTCTATTTGAGCGCAGGTCTAAGCACCACATACTATAAAACACTGCACAATGATGCCGCTGAGACTTTTCGCAATCAGATGAAGAACAATATGGGACAATATGTTGGCGCTACCCTCAGCATACCGCTCTTTAACCGCCTTCAGACTATCACTAACATACGACGGGCCAAGAACAATTATGGAATAGCCCGAGAGTCTTTTGAACAGACTCGGGCGGAGTTGGAAAAACTCAGCGTGGAAGCGTGGCAAGACTGGCAAGGCTATCAGAAGCAGATCATGCAAATGCGGGAAAAGGTGCAGGCAGACTCTTTGGCTTATAAGCTCACTCATCGTCAGTTTGAGGAAGGGCTCTCAACGGCTATTGATGTGCATACCACGTCGGCCCAGCTGCTCAACTCGAAAGCCACCCTGCTGCAATGCCAGTTGATGGCGATAGTGAAGGAACAATTAGTCAGATATTATAAAGGTGAAACGATATGGACAGAGTAA
- the murF gene encoding UDP-N-acetylmuramoyl-tripeptide--D-alanyl-D-alanine ligase — MDIKELYKLYQQHPCITTDSRDCPEGSIFLALKGEKFDGNLYAEGALQKGCAYAIVDNPEVVKDDRYILVDNCLQTFKDIAREHRRQFNIPVIGITGTNGKTTTKELIKAVLSEKYNVLATEGNFNNDVGVPKTLLRLTKEHEIAIIEMGASHPGDIKTLVETAEPTCGLITNVGRAHLQGFGSFEGVVKTKGELYDYLRSKEDGLVFINADNDYLVDMLTDDMWCTPYSTDPDNQYGCISGEVLSCDPLLKFRWRKPLMELEETGASQKWHKVQTNLIGSYNIDNLLAAIAVGINFGVDRKQIDHALETYVPTNNRSQLVETESNRLIVDAYNANPSSMMAALDNFHTMQTKEGEGKMAILGDMRELGEVSGEEHQKIVDLLAASGLENIWLVGEEFGKTRTDYRKFADVEAVKAELQQHKPQHQLILIKGSNSTKLYQLPELL, encoded by the coding sequence ATGGACATTAAGGAACTATACAAGCTATATCAGCAGCATCCGTGCATCACCACGGATAGCCGCGACTGCCCCGAAGGCAGCATCTTCCTGGCGCTGAAAGGCGAGAAGTTCGATGGCAACCTCTATGCAGAGGGCGCCCTGCAGAAGGGGTGTGCCTATGCCATCGTTGACAATCCCGAGGTGGTCAAAGACGACCGTTACATCCTTGTTGACAACTGTCTGCAGACCTTTAAGGACATTGCCCGCGAACATCGTCGCCAGTTCAACATCCCCGTGATCGGCATCACGGGCACCAACGGCAAGACCACCACCAAGGAACTCATCAAGGCAGTGCTCTCTGAGAAGTACAACGTGCTGGCCACCGAGGGCAACTTCAACAACGATGTGGGTGTGCCCAAGACGCTGTTGCGCCTCACCAAGGAGCACGAGATAGCCATCATCGAGATGGGGGCCAGTCATCCCGGCGACATCAAGACGCTGGTAGAGACGGCCGAGCCCACCTGCGGACTCATCACCAACGTAGGCCGCGCCCACCTGCAAGGCTTCGGCTCGTTCGAGGGTGTAGTGAAGACCAAAGGCGAACTCTACGACTATCTGCGCTCGAAAGAAGACGGACTGGTGTTTATCAATGCCGACAACGACTATCTGGTAGATATGCTGACCGACGATATGTGGTGCACGCCCTACTCTACCGACCCCGACAACCAGTATGGCTGTATCTCGGGCGAGGTGCTCAGCTGCGACCCCCTGCTGAAGTTCCGCTGGCGCAAGCCCTTGATGGAACTGGAAGAGACGGGCGCTTCGCAGAAGTGGCACAAGGTGCAGACCAATCTGATTGGCTCTTACAACATAGACAACCTGCTGGCTGCCATCGCCGTGGGCATCAACTTCGGTGTGGACCGCAAGCAGATAGACCACGCCTTGGAGACCTATGTGCCCACCAACAACCGTTCACAACTGGTTGAGACCGAGAGCAACCGCCTCATCGTGGATGCCTACAATGCCAATCCCTCGAGCATGATGGCTGCGCTCGACAACTTCCATACGATGCAGACGAAGGAGGGCGAGGGCAAGATGGCCATCCTTGGCGACATGCGCGAACTGGGAGAAGTCAGCGGCGAGGAGCACCAGAAGATTGTAGATCTGCTGGCAGCCAGCGGACTGGAGAACATCTGGCTGGTGGGCGAGGAGTTTGGAAAGACCCGCACCGACTACCGCAAGTTTGCCGATGTGGAAGCTGTCAAGGCCGAACTGCAGCAGCACAAACCTCAGCATCAGCTCATTCTCATCAAGGGTTCTAACAGCACCAAGCTCTATCAGTTGCCAGAGCTACTCTAA
- a CDS encoding ABC transporter permease: protein MNILKSLNQRGQHNFIKILCLAVGLATGIVLVGKAGFEQSWDNFFPTSDRIYIACEDVIHDGEYQHYSQTPGAVAPALKRYCPQVEAATRYTTFAWDMPIVTDDDKRVRTNYALADSCFFDVFPFRVLAGNAKKTLSRVDCCMIPLSLAEKLAGSANPLSVVGRKVYYNKRDGLMLTIGGVYEDVPLNSRLHGLEVLVSMPTITQLIWDGRDNWIGNDRFMGYVRLAEGITPNDLKPQIERMQKENLPQEELQKAGVSLGFSVRPLRDYHKNDDGTLRMTWILSILAAVLIGCAVMNYLLLVIGGVSLRAREMAVHRCYGAESRHIYLRVMAESLVHLLLSLVLAALLLWVFKATIEELVGAPLTVLLQLGGNMLLILLTCLVVLLVTGLVPGWIYIHIPVTTAFKNYSHTHRLWKLLLLGLQFASATFLIMLLMVVGRQYKLMVNDDPGYDYAKLGMVDMDGVSKEQRQLAYDELSKLSSVEGITMSYADLTKYQSGDNIFLPGDDRMYMNISDWFYVGDNFFDVMRIPVIAGSTFTEQTDTLREVMVSRQFEEKMKQLAGWDQAVGKQVICTSYEGPYTIVGVFEDVRVGSISDPDTRPCVCFYSRRPEQMHHITIRFHSMDGLEAANKKLREIVTDNLDIAIVPYNQMIADLYTDARHFRSTVMIGVLVALTIALIGLVGYLAGELARRQKEIAIRKANGATIGDVLRLFVIDILRVALPAVVTGVLGAWYVARLWLEQFSEKISLVSPVYGLAILLVFAVVFGVVCSCCYRVASSNPVDYLKNE, encoded by the coding sequence ATGAATATATTAAAATCTCTCAACCAGCGCGGCCAGCACAATTTCATTAAGATATTGTGCCTGGCCGTAGGCTTGGCTACAGGCATCGTGTTGGTAGGCAAGGCTGGTTTTGAACAGTCGTGGGACAATTTCTTCCCGACGAGTGACCGCATCTATATCGCCTGCGAAGACGTGATTCACGACGGCGAATACCAGCACTATTCGCAGACGCCTGGTGCTGTGGCACCTGCCTTGAAACGCTACTGTCCGCAGGTGGAGGCCGCCACACGCTACACGACTTTCGCTTGGGACATGCCGATTGTGACTGACGATGACAAGCGCGTGCGCACCAACTATGCCTTGGCGGACAGTTGTTTCTTCGATGTGTTCCCCTTCCGCGTGCTGGCAGGCAATGCGAAGAAGACGCTTAGTCGGGTGGACTGTTGCATGATACCGCTCTCGCTGGCTGAGAAACTGGCTGGCAGTGCCAATCCCCTGTCTGTGGTGGGCAGGAAGGTGTACTACAACAAGCGTGACGGCTTGATGCTCACCATTGGCGGCGTGTACGAGGATGTGCCTCTGAACTCCCGTCTGCACGGATTGGAGGTCTTGGTGTCGATGCCCACCATTACGCAATTGATATGGGACGGGCGCGACAACTGGATAGGCAACGACCGCTTTATGGGCTATGTGCGTCTGGCAGAGGGTATCACTCCCAACGACCTGAAACCTCAGATTGAGCGCATGCAAAAAGAAAACCTGCCTCAAGAGGAACTCCAGAAAGCCGGTGTCAGTCTGGGCTTCTCTGTTCGTCCGCTGCGCGATTACCATAAGAACGACGACGGCACGCTGCGTATGACGTGGATACTCTCTATCTTGGCTGCCGTGCTCATTGGCTGTGCCGTGATGAACTATCTGCTGCTGGTGATTGGTGGAGTCAGCCTTCGGGCCCGCGAGATGGCTGTGCATAGGTGCTATGGTGCAGAGAGTCGCCATATCTATCTGAGGGTGATGGCAGAGAGTCTTGTCCACCTGTTGCTGTCGTTGGTGCTCGCAGCCCTGCTGCTATGGGTGTTCAAAGCCACAATCGAAGAACTGGTTGGCGCCCCGCTCACGGTATTGTTGCAACTGGGTGGTAATATGCTCCTCATCTTGCTCACTTGTCTGGTGGTGCTGTTGGTCACGGGCTTGGTGCCTGGATGGATCTATATCCACATTCCCGTCACGACGGCTTTCAAGAACTACAGCCACACACACCGCCTGTGGAAACTCCTGCTGCTTGGCCTGCAGTTTGCGTCTGCCACCTTCCTCATCATGCTGCTGATGGTGGTAGGCCGACAGTATAAACTGATGGTGAACGACGATCCCGGCTATGATTATGCCAAATTGGGAATGGTCGATATGGATGGTGTCTCGAAAGAGCAGCGCCAGCTGGCTTATGACGAGTTGAGCAAACTGTCGTCGGTCGAGGGAATCACGATGTCATATGCTGATCTGACTAAATATCAGAGCGGTGACAATATCTTCCTGCCTGGCGATGACCGTATGTATATGAATATCTCTGACTGGTTCTATGTGGGTGATAACTTCTTCGATGTGATGCGCATTCCTGTCATTGCCGGCAGCACCTTTACAGAACAGACCGACACGCTGCGCGAGGTGATGGTGAGTCGCCAGTTTGAAGAGAAAATGAAACAGTTGGCAGGTTGGGATCAGGCCGTAGGCAAGCAGGTCATCTGCACCTCATACGAGGGCCCTTACACCATTGTGGGCGTGTTCGAGGATGTCCGTGTGGGTAGTATCTCCGATCCAGATACGCGCCCCTGTGTGTGCTTCTATAGTCGCCGTCCCGAGCAGATGCACCATATCACCATTCGTTTCCACTCCATGGATGGGCTTGAGGCAGCCAACAAGAAGCTACGGGAGATCGTGACCGACAATCTTGATATTGCCATCGTGCCCTATAACCAGATGATTGCCGACCTCTATACCGATGCCCGTCACTTCCGCTCAACGGTGATGATAGGTGTCTTGGTGGCGCTCACGATTGCCCTGATAGGTCTGGTTGGCTATCTGGCAGGCGAGTTGGCTCGTCGCCAGAAAGAGATTGCTATCCGCAAGGCTAACGGTGCCACCATCGGTGATGTGCTCAGGTTGTTTGTCATCGACATCCTGCGTGTGGCGCTGCCAGCCGTTGTGACAGGCGTCTTAGGCGCTTGGTATGTGGCTCGTTTGTGGCTCGAACAGTTCAGTGAGAAGATCTCGCTGGTGTCGCCAGTCTATGGCTTGGCCATCCTACTTGTGTTTGCTGTTGTCTTTGGTGTGGTCTGCTCGTGCTGCTATCGTGTGGCTAGCAGCAACCCCGTGGATTATTTGAAGAATGAATAG